The following is a genomic window from Fusarium oxysporum Fo47 chromosome IV, complete sequence.
TGGTTAGAGACGTTTTAAGAAACCAGCCTCACCACCAGAATCCGGGGAAGTGAATTCATATGCGTCATGTTACTGTTGTTTCGCTTTTCAATAACGTAGAGTCCAAATAAAGCAATGTAATATCATTCTTGACTAAACTTCTGTTGATTGTGCATAAAATCAAGTCTAGCTCCCTAGCACTGAATCTAGTGCTTAATTTCTTGCCCACGATAAATCAATGTCCTGTAACTGTAAAGAGCCAGGTTCCAAACGCCGCCCAATGCTGGAAAAGCAGAATTTCGGTAGTTTCCCAATTTATGAAAGTTGCAGATACCTTTCTTCGTATTCGATCGTGCGCATTCGTGAGTCGTTGACTTATTGTCCTTCGCCAGGCTTCTTGGCGTTGCAGCTGAcaatcttgaccttgttcgCCGTGACGGATTGACTCCCATTGTCCATTTTAAAGGTTACGTTCTTGATCAAAAAGGTCCAGACTTCGTCGCAGAATCGGTAGGTGTCAAGGCTTCCCTGTAGGAGAGGTGGTTAGTTGTGGTCGAAATACGTGCGCCGAGCTCGGAGGTATTCGCCCACCTTAAATTGAAGTCTAGCTTTAACGTTCTTCTGAAGAGCCTCAGTGATGGCCTGATCGAAATTGCTCAGGATCTTCATGGCAAGCTGAGGGTTGATGCGCTCGTCGCTGATGAGATCATCGAGGGTATCTGTCAAAGCGAGACCAATGCTGCAGTGAACCATGTTAGTCAGGCTGTCGCATAGCAGCGCATAGCAATATGGCGCAGTACCTGCTTCGACGGTACAGCTCATAGAAAGATTGCGCTCCGGTAGCCATAATTTCGGTTTTGAAGTTCGGGCGCGAGAAGAGTCGCTCGTTAAATTCCTATTTTCGGGTTTGGGTGGTTGATAGTTtgtcaagggcaaggttgatgagatgcATCTGCCTTGAGGGATGTACAGAGCGGGAATGACTAAGCGCGCCACAAGCCACCAGTCAGCCTCGCATCATGTGACGTCGGTCCCAGTTATTCCAGTTGCCTGCGTGCTGGACACGCATCGCAGCTTCAAGGTACCTTGAAACAGGAGCTCTCCTTCAAGCTCAGAATAAGCCACCTTCATCCGACCCGACGctcaccatcgccaacacATCAACCCCTGGATCGCCGAGATAACAATTCGAATACCGTCGCAATGAGTCTATACTATGGAGTGGGCGGCATTGGGTC
Proteins encoded in this region:
- a CDS encoding transcription initiation factor IIA, gamma subunit-domain-containing protein; translation: MATGAQSFYELYRRSSIGLALTDTLDDLISDERINPQLAMKILSNFDQAITEALQKNVKARLQFKGSLDTYRFCDEVWTFLIKNVTFKMDNGSQSVTANKVKIVSCNAKKPGEGQ